The Mytilus galloprovincialis chromosome 4, xbMytGall1.hap1.1, whole genome shotgun sequence genome contains a region encoding:
- the LOC143073604 gene encoding fibrinolytic enzyme, isozyme C-like, with the protein MKTILFICLLAAVFADPRATFLSRIVNGQEAEPNEFPWQVSLQYWSEANLRYSHICGAVVLNETHILTAAHCVEHDPTVSKYDIVAGEHNLNIQSGNEQHRRLSVITMHDEYTSSGGYNNDIAVLTLSSNLMLSPTIVEKATLPEESTQTFTGKTCQISGWGRTVANEALPDVLQKANTSVITHSDCRGRLGITGLLYLNSAYHICIFSGTNSACNGDSGGPLVCKVEVDGKSTWVLAGVTSWGLADCPVGSPSVYARVSTYIPWIWGSNVVLR; encoded by the exons ATGAAGACTATCCTATTCATATGTCTTTTAGCAG CTGTTTTTGCTGACCCTCGAGCAACATTTCTCTCCAGAATTGTCAACGGGCAAGAGGCTGAACCTAACGAATTTCCATGGCAGGTATCGCTTCAGTACTGGTCTGAGGCTAACCTGAGATACAGTCATATTTGTGGTGCTGTAGTGTTAAATGAAACCCACATTTTAACAGCAGCTCATTGTGTTGAGCATGA TCCAACAGTTTCAAAATACGACATTGTTGCTGGTGAACACAATCTAAATATACAGAGTGGGAATGAACAACACAGGAGACTCAGCGTCATAACGATG CACGATGAATACACAAGCAGCGGTGGATACAACAATGACATTGCTGTGCTGACACTTTCCAGTAATTTGATGCTTAGTCCTACTATAGTGGAAAAAGCTACACTTCCTGAAGAATCGACGCAAACTTTTACCGGAAAGACCTGTCAAATTTCCGGATGGGGACGAACAGTTGCGAATGAAG CATTACCAGATGTTCTTCAAAAAGCAAACACGAGTGTTATTACACACAGTGACTGTCGTGGTAGACTAGGTATAACGGGATTGTTGTACCTGAACTCAGCGTATCACATCTGTATATTTTCTGGAACCAATTCAGCTTGTAAC GGTGACTCAGGAGGGCCCCTTGTTTGTAAAGTTGAAGTCGATGGTAAATCAACTTGGGTACTAGCAGGTGTGACGTCTTGGGGATTAGCGGATTGTCCAGTTGGCTCTCCGTCTGTATATGCTAGAGTCAGCACCTATATCCCATGGATTTGGGGATCCAATGTAGTTCTAAGATAG